Proteins from a single region of Luteolibacter arcticus:
- a CDS encoding efflux RND transporter periplasmic adaptor subunit, producing MDCPASNRLRISGSLFLLSTVVPFAACKKKDADAAPPPPPAVLTAPATSRSVNIVRNWTGALDGSKNVDIRPRVSGYLLSRDYQEGRPVKKGDLLFTIDPRPFEAQLQQVEADHLMAIAQRTKAEQDVARYRPLAEKQAISKEELEHAIQAQEAANAKVAAALAVIEQAKLNLGFTKIVSEIDGVAGFANREIGDLVGSLDSKPLTTVSTVDPIKVSFQISEQEYLATQREREKAGIPADDVPKVTLGLTLADGHHHPHPGKLISISREVNNQTGTFQLTAYFANPGNILRPGQFARVDAVMGTIDAVLVPQRAVTEVQGSYQVALVMDGKAEIRPVTTGPREGTDWVIESGLKAGETVIVEGAMKVRGGMPVQASPWTPPAAGDQPKPEGK from the coding sequence ATGGATTGCCCCGCCTCAAATCGCCTTCGTATTTCCGGCAGCCTCTTCCTCCTTTCCACGGTGGTGCCATTCGCCGCCTGCAAGAAGAAGGATGCCGACGCCGCGCCGCCGCCGCCACCGGCGGTCCTAACCGCCCCGGCCACCAGCCGGAGCGTGAACATTGTCCGGAATTGGACCGGCGCGCTCGACGGCTCGAAGAATGTCGATATCCGGCCGCGGGTCTCCGGTTACCTTCTCTCCCGCGACTACCAGGAGGGCAGGCCGGTCAAGAAAGGCGACCTGCTGTTCACCATCGACCCGCGGCCATTTGAGGCCCAGCTCCAGCAAGTGGAGGCGGACCATCTGATGGCGATCGCCCAACGGACCAAAGCCGAGCAGGACGTGGCTCGTTACCGGCCGCTGGCGGAGAAACAGGCGATCAGCAAGGAGGAGCTTGAGCATGCCATCCAGGCCCAGGAGGCTGCCAATGCCAAGGTCGCCGCCGCGCTTGCCGTGATCGAGCAGGCAAAGTTGAACCTCGGCTTCACGAAGATCGTCAGCGAGATCGATGGAGTGGCGGGCTTCGCCAACCGCGAGATCGGGGATCTGGTCGGGTCGCTCGATTCGAAGCCGCTGACCACCGTTTCGACGGTGGATCCAATCAAGGTGAGCTTTCAGATCAGCGAGCAGGAGTACTTGGCCACCCAACGCGAGCGCGAGAAGGCGGGCATTCCCGCGGATGATGTCCCGAAGGTGACCCTCGGCCTTACCCTCGCCGATGGCCACCACCATCCTCATCCGGGGAAGCTGATCAGCATCAGCCGCGAGGTGAACAACCAAACCGGGACCTTTCAGCTTACCGCCTATTTCGCCAATCCCGGCAATATCCTTCGCCCCGGACAATTCGCCCGGGTGGATGCGGTGATGGGGACCATCGATGCGGTGCTGGTCCCGCAACGCGCGGTGACCGAGGTCCAGGGCTCCTATCAGGTCGCCCTGGTCATGGACGGCAAGGCGGAGATCCGCCCGGTAACCACCGGGCCGCGTGAAGGGACCGACTGGGTCATCGAGTCCGGATTGAAGGCTGGCGAGACCGTGATCGTGGAAGGGGCCATGAAGGTGCGGGGCGGCATGCCGGTGCAGGCCAGCCCGTGGACGCCGCCGGCTGCCGGAGACCAGCCCAAACCGGAGGGGAAATAA
- a CDS encoding polyphosphate kinase 2 family protein, producing the protein MKYNLNPDRKIKIEVGDKGTMEFKLCDILVPPETKVSLKKDYDPDFTGGFEDKAGALERVASNVQRLSELQEKLYAQDVYGILVIFQAIDAAGKDGAIRHVMSGVNPQGCHVTSFKSPSSEELDHDYLWRATKALPARGMIGIFNRSYYEEVLAVKVHPEFLVKQNLPGKPGGKGFWERRYKEINRFEKYLTSNGIIPIKFFLNLSRKEQKKRFLARIDEPKKNWKFSVADFKERGQWDDYQQAFEDMLNHTSTDHAPWFVIPSDNKWFARLAISEAICTVLEGLKLKFPDIGDERRAELLRIREELVND; encoded by the coding sequence ATGAAATACAACCTGAACCCGGACCGGAAGATCAAGATCGAGGTCGGCGACAAGGGTACCATGGAATTCAAACTCTGCGACATCCTCGTCCCGCCCGAGACCAAGGTGTCGTTGAAGAAGGACTACGATCCGGATTTCACCGGCGGCTTTGAAGACAAGGCGGGCGCTCTGGAAAGGGTGGCTTCCAACGTCCAGCGCTTGTCGGAGCTTCAGGAAAAGCTCTATGCGCAGGACGTCTATGGGATCCTGGTCATCTTCCAGGCGATCGATGCCGCAGGGAAGGACGGCGCGATCCGCCATGTGATGTCGGGTGTGAACCCACAGGGCTGTCATGTGACCAGCTTCAAGTCGCCCTCTTCCGAAGAGCTTGATCACGACTACCTGTGGCGCGCCACCAAGGCACTGCCGGCACGCGGGATGATCGGGATCTTCAACCGCTCCTACTACGAGGAGGTGCTTGCGGTGAAGGTTCACCCCGAGTTTCTCGTGAAGCAGAATCTGCCAGGCAAGCCGGGCGGGAAGGGTTTCTGGGAGCGCCGCTACAAGGAGATCAACCGCTTCGAGAAATACCTCACCAGCAACGGCATCATCCCGATCAAGTTCTTCCTCAACCTGTCGAGGAAGGAACAGAAGAAGCGCTTTCTCGCCCGCATCGACGAGCCAAAGAAGAACTGGAAGTTCTCCGTGGCGGACTTCAAGGAGCGCGGCCAGTGGGATGACTACCAGCAGGCCTTCGAGGACATGCTGAACCATACCAGCACCGATCATGCGCCGTGGTTCGTGATTCCGTCGGACAACAAGTGGTTCGCCCGTCTCGCGATCTCGGAAGCGATCTGCACCGTGCTGGAAGGCCTCAAGTTGAAGTTCCCCGACATCGGCGACGAGCGCCGCGCCGAACTCCTCCGGATCCGTGAAGAGCTGGTGAACGACTGA
- a CDS encoding response regulator, whose translation MSELPVIAVLDDEPQLRKALRRLLVTHGFSVVTFEHGEDAIAALTDQPVDCLLLDLHMEQTNGFDVLEAMAARGLTTPVVVITGHGEPETAAHVMSMGAAAYLNKPVDESALLAAIGDAMGARSTLGKPLP comes from the coding sequence GTGAGCGAGCTTCCGGTGATCGCTGTTCTCGATGACGAGCCACAGTTGCGAAAGGCACTTCGCCGACTGCTGGTTACTCATGGGTTCTCCGTGGTCACCTTCGAGCACGGCGAGGACGCGATCGCGGCGCTGACTGACCAGCCAGTGGATTGCCTGCTGCTCGATCTCCACATGGAACAGACCAACGGCTTCGACGTGCTCGAGGCGATGGCCGCCCGCGGTCTCACCACGCCGGTGGTCGTCATCACCGGCCACGGCGAACCGGAAACCGCCGCGCACGTGATGAGCATGGGTGCCGCAGCCTATCTCAACAAGCCGGTCGATGAATCCGCGTTGCTCGCCGCGATTGGCGATGCCATGGGCGCCCGCTCAACCCTTGGAAAGCCTCTCCCATGA
- a CDS encoding response regulator transcription factor: MNGTTIHLVDDDAGLRKALSRLLRAEGYEVRAFASAAEFLGACHAQEIECLLLDVSMPDLDGLELQRRLVRSGATVPIVFLTGHGDIPMSVRAVKAGAVDFLTKPVDESELMRAIGAALRESAADRDERDETARAAARFSRLTPREREVLEGVVAGKPNKIIASELGTCEQTVKVHRGRVMEKMSAESLADLVRAADRIGAVKKLAVCKAV, translated from the coding sequence ATGAACGGAACCACCATCCACCTCGTCGATGACGATGCCGGCCTGCGCAAGGCACTGTCCCGCCTCCTGCGTGCGGAGGGATACGAGGTGCGGGCATTTGCCAGCGCTGCCGAGTTCCTCGGCGCTTGCCATGCGCAGGAGATCGAGTGCCTGCTACTGGACGTCTCGATGCCGGATCTCGATGGTCTCGAGCTCCAGCGCCGGCTGGTCCGCTCCGGAGCTACGGTACCCATCGTATTTCTCACCGGTCACGGCGACATCCCGATGTCGGTGCGGGCCGTGAAGGCGGGCGCGGTGGATTTTCTTACCAAGCCGGTGGATGAATCCGAATTGATGCGCGCCATCGGTGCGGCTCTGCGCGAGTCCGCCGCGGATCGGGATGAGCGTGACGAAACCGCGCGCGCGGCCGCCCGCTTCAGCCGGCTCACCCCGCGCGAGCGGGAAGTGCTGGAAGGGGTTGTAGCCGGCAAGCCGAACAAGATCATCGCCTCCGAGTTGGGCACCTGCGAACAGACCGTGAAGGTTCACCGCGGGCGGGTGATGGAAAAGATGTCCGCGGAGTCACTGGCAGATCTGGTTCGCGCGGCGGACCGTATCGGAGCCGTGAAGAAGCTGGCCGTCTGCAAGGCTGTGTAA
- a CDS encoding tetratricopeptide repeat protein, protein MGRPGGIGGIGGVGIAGGIAGIGGLGGLGGLGGAGGIGGIGGVGGVGGIGGAGGWDSNKWGGNHGIWGNGNTINIDNNFRHNNNFASRPGNWGGHPWWGAGHCHNWHHGHWGCGWNSSYYRNNWWWDDDDFGEGFMWGIAAWSLGSMIYNTGYQSYSNPYPAPPVQNSTVVYTQPMSVTAGANPPGDEKALTAADTKSQDAMEISRAAFKNGDYTTALRSADEAIAATPDDVTLHEYRALCFFALGKYADAAGVLNPVLASGPGWGWDTMVGFYGSSSSYEEQLRKLEAWVKASPDKAEGHFLLGYHYLVCGHMEKSYQQFEATTKLQPADGIARQLRDLTKDSLPDNGETDATRPPKPDPIPKGKLVGTWDADASGGKITFKMQDDGNFVWSFSGNGQNSEMKGTWGLNDKGLLVMNADGAQMVCAVSLENEKSMKFLIVGGPSGDPGLTFKKG, encoded by the coding sequence GTGGGTCGGCCGGGTGGCATCGGCGGCATTGGCGGCGTGGGAATCGCCGGCGGAATCGCTGGGATCGGCGGCCTCGGCGGCTTGGGCGGCTTGGGCGGAGCTGGGGGAATCGGCGGTATTGGTGGCGTCGGCGGAGTCGGAGGAATCGGCGGCGCGGGTGGCTGGGATTCCAACAAGTGGGGTGGCAATCACGGCATTTGGGGGAATGGCAATACCATCAACATTGATAATAACTTCCGTCACAATAATAACTTTGCCTCGCGGCCCGGAAATTGGGGCGGCCATCCGTGGTGGGGTGCCGGTCATTGTCACAACTGGCACCACGGCCACTGGGGCTGCGGCTGGAATAGCTCCTACTACCGCAATAATTGGTGGTGGGATGACGATGATTTCGGCGAAGGCTTCATGTGGGGTATCGCCGCCTGGAGCTTGGGAAGCATGATCTACAACACGGGCTACCAATCGTATAGCAACCCGTATCCTGCGCCACCGGTCCAGAATTCGACGGTGGTTTATACCCAGCCGATGTCGGTCACCGCCGGGGCCAACCCGCCGGGAGACGAGAAGGCCCTGACCGCCGCCGATACCAAGTCGCAGGATGCCATGGAGATTTCCCGCGCTGCCTTCAAGAACGGCGACTACACGACTGCTCTGAGATCCGCCGATGAGGCGATCGCGGCGACTCCCGACGACGTGACACTGCACGAATACCGCGCGCTGTGCTTCTTCGCCCTCGGGAAATACGCGGATGCCGCCGGTGTGCTCAATCCCGTCCTGGCTTCCGGTCCAGGGTGGGGCTGGGACACGATGGTTGGGTTCTACGGCAGCTCTAGTAGTTACGAGGAGCAGCTTCGCAAGTTGGAGGCGTGGGTGAAGGCCAGCCCGGACAAGGCGGAAGGTCACTTCCTCCTTGGCTACCATTACCTCGTCTGCGGGCACATGGAGAAATCCTACCAGCAGTTCGAGGCGACCACGAAGCTCCAGCCGGCTGACGGCATCGCCCGCCAGCTCCGCGACCTGACGAAGGACTCGCTGCCTGACAACGGTGAGACGGACGCGACGCGCCCGCCGAAGCCGGACCCGATTCCCAAGGGAAAACTGGTTGGCACCTGGGACGCGGATGCTTCCGGTGGGAAGATCACCTTCAAGATGCAGGATGACGGCAACTTCGTCTGGAGCTTCTCCGGAAACGGTCAGAACTCCGAGATGAAGGGCACCTGGGGCCTCAATGACAAGGGCCTCCTGGTGATGAATGCCGACGGTGCCCAGATGGTCTGCGCCGTCTCCCTGGAGAACGAGAAGTCGATGAAATTCCTGATCGTGGGAGGTCCGTCTGGTGATCCCGGTCTTACCTTCAAGAAGGGCTGA
- a CDS encoding YybH family protein has protein sequence MKTNLTVSLALALTLASGLRGQEASPEIAGLEKAAKDFVAAYNKKDAAALAALFTENGEITDLDATDVTTGRADIQARYEDIFAAPDAAQIAIEVDSVRVVGKDLAIEDGTVHATPPGDDPVATSMNYTAVLQKSEDGVWRIASTRDRGDASDVGGELAGLAKQLKGDWTATRDGLRLDIAFGWDDSGNYLIGEMLATAADAKPLTTTIRIGWDPAKKTITWWTFDDGGGFSKGDWTPVDDDSWLIRTEGTTSDGEVTSANQSLTFDGKDSFVWNAGERLVGGEKLPDVEMRVVRQTPEPAVE, from the coding sequence ATGAAAACCAACCTGACCGTCAGCCTGGCGCTGGCACTCACCCTTGCTTCCGGCCTGCGTGGTCAGGAAGCGTCTCCCGAGATCGCCGGCTTGGAGAAGGCGGCCAAGGATTTCGTCGCCGCCTACAACAAGAAGGACGCAGCCGCGCTCGCGGCCTTGTTTACGGAGAATGGTGAGATCACCGATCTGGACGCCACCGACGTCACCACCGGCCGCGCCGACATTCAGGCCCGCTACGAGGACATCTTTGCCGCGCCGGATGCCGCGCAGATCGCCATCGAGGTGGATTCCGTGCGGGTCGTCGGCAAGGATCTCGCCATCGAGGATGGCACCGTCCACGCGACGCCACCGGGAGACGATCCCGTGGCGACCTCGATGAACTACACGGCGGTCCTTCAGAAGAGCGAGGACGGCGTCTGGCGGATCGCCAGCACTCGCGACCGCGGCGATGCCTCCGATGTCGGGGGGGAGCTTGCCGGGCTTGCCAAACAGCTCAAGGGAGACTGGACCGCGACCCGCGATGGCCTGCGCCTCGATATCGCCTTTGGCTGGGATGACTCCGGAAACTATCTCATCGGCGAGATGCTCGCCACCGCAGCCGATGCCAAGCCGCTGACGACGACCATTCGCATCGGCTGGGATCCGGCGAAGAAGACCATCACCTGGTGGACCTTCGACGATGGCGGCGGCTTTTCCAAAGGCGACTGGACCCCGGTGGACGACGATAGCTGGCTGATCCGCACCGAAGGCACCACCTCCGATGGCGAGGTCACCAGCGCCAATCAGTCCCTGACCTTCGACGGCAAGGACTCCTTTGTCTGGAACGCTGGCGAGCGCCTGGTGGGCGGCGAGAAGCTGCCGGATGTTGAAATGCGGGTCGTTCGCCAGACCCCTGAACCCGCCGTGGAGTGA
- a CDS encoding PAS domain S-box protein, protein MNPVSILWPMIAGACVVLAVVQLLLRLHDRNAQANLWLALLALAVAGIAVGELAIMMAGSPEVFAGATRWTHLPVFIAVIAIVRFVSCCFGTARAWFGWAVIGLRAFALALNFSVGLNLHHDAITALRPIRFLGSTVMTAEAVFSQRTLVGQLSTLLLLAFVVDASLGLWRKGDADSRRRALVIGGSLMAFVAMGLFQSVLIHSGVVAMPYLISVPFLLVIAAMSFEMSRDLFRSARNAEELREGAESMHLAAGAAGLAFWRWEIPQDRIWVNPQGRALYGVPANTPINLERYLASLHAEDRERVRRGIDAALKGNGEFRTDYRVMDEEGKVHWVEARGKVDFNGGGKPLRMRGVSIDATERRQMQERFRLSVEASPNGVVLANAAGSILLTNRRANEMLGYGPEELLGQPVESLVPERYRSAQASYREGFLRAPESRTMGVGRELHALRKDGSEFPIEIGISPVESPEGTLVLSVIVDISARREAEDEARRHRDELAHVTRVSALSELSGSLAHELNQPLAIILANAQAALRLMAQSPPDLGEVKDILSDIVDEDRRAGEVIKRLRVLLKRGETKMLPVSFNEIATEVLHLTHADLIGRGVSVSRILSQDLPLVSGDRVQLQQVLLNLVLNAADAMAASPAGSRQLHVATSVDDVVARLSVRDEGCGLPGDVEKLFEPFYTTKPQGLGMGLAICRSIVAAHGGRLRAEPHPEGGAIFYMEIPTCPPAASS, encoded by the coding sequence ATGAATCCGGTTTCCATCTTGTGGCCGATGATCGCGGGTGCCTGTGTGGTGCTGGCGGTGGTCCAGTTGCTCCTGCGGCTGCACGACCGGAACGCGCAGGCAAACCTTTGGCTGGCTTTGCTTGCCTTGGCCGTCGCCGGCATCGCCGTGGGCGAATTGGCGATCATGATGGCCGGCTCGCCCGAAGTCTTCGCCGGCGCCACCCGTTGGACCCACCTGCCGGTCTTCATCGCCGTTATTGCCATCGTGAGGTTCGTGTCGTGTTGTTTTGGGACTGCCCGAGCTTGGTTTGGCTGGGCCGTGATCGGGCTGCGGGCCTTTGCGTTGGCGTTGAACTTTTCAGTGGGGCTGAACTTGCATCACGATGCGATCACCGCTCTGCGCCCGATCCGGTTCCTGGGCAGCACGGTGATGACGGCGGAGGCGGTTTTCAGCCAGCGGACGCTGGTTGGCCAGTTGAGCACGTTGCTGCTCCTGGCATTCGTCGTCGATGCCTCGCTGGGGCTATGGCGGAAGGGCGACGCGGATTCGCGGCGGCGCGCGCTGGTGATCGGCGGCAGTCTCATGGCCTTCGTTGCCATGGGCCTTTTCCAAAGCGTGCTGATCCACTCCGGTGTGGTGGCGATGCCGTATCTGATCAGCGTGCCGTTCTTGCTGGTGATTGCGGCGATGAGCTTTGAGATGAGCCGCGACTTGTTTCGCTCGGCCCGGAATGCGGAGGAGTTGCGCGAGGGGGCCGAGAGCATGCACCTCGCCGCCGGGGCCGCGGGGTTGGCCTTCTGGCGCTGGGAGATCCCGCAGGATCGGATTTGGGTGAACCCGCAGGGCCGCGCGCTCTATGGAGTGCCGGCAAACACCCCGATCAATCTCGAGCGCTACCTGGCTTCGTTGCACGCCGAAGACCGGGAGCGGGTGCGCCGTGGGATCGATGCCGCTCTCAAGGGGAACGGGGAGTTCCGCACCGACTACCGGGTGATGGACGAGGAGGGAAAGGTCCATTGGGTGGAGGCGCGCGGGAAAGTCGATTTCAACGGCGGCGGCAAGCCCTTGCGGATGCGCGGTGTGTCGATCGATGCGACCGAGCGGCGGCAGATGCAGGAACGCTTCCGCCTGAGCGTGGAGGCTTCACCGAATGGCGTGGTGTTGGCAAATGCCGCTGGCTCGATCCTCCTGACCAACCGTCGGGCGAACGAAATGCTTGGCTATGGTCCGGAAGAATTGCTCGGCCAACCGGTGGAGAGCCTCGTGCCCGAGCGCTACCGCAGCGCTCAAGCGAGCTATCGGGAAGGCTTTCTGCGGGCTCCGGAGTCGCGAACAATGGGCGTGGGCCGTGAACTCCACGCCCTGCGCAAGGACGGCAGCGAGTTCCCGATCGAGATCGGCATCAGTCCCGTGGAGAGCCCCGAGGGCACGCTGGTCTTGAGCGTGATCGTCGATATCTCCGCCCGCCGGGAGGCGGAAGACGAGGCGCGCCGCCACCGCGACGAGCTTGCCCATGTCACCCGTGTGTCGGCATTGAGCGAGCTATCCGGTTCGCTGGCCCATGAGTTGAACCAGCCGTTGGCGATCATCCTGGCCAATGCCCAGGCGGCGTTGCGATTGATGGCCCAATCGCCGCCGGACCTCGGCGAGGTGAAGGACATCCTTTCCGACATTGTCGATGAAGACCGCCGGGCCGGTGAGGTGATCAAGCGTTTGCGCGTCCTGCTGAAGCGCGGCGAGACGAAGATGTTGCCAGTCTCCTTCAACGAGATCGCCACCGAGGTCCTGCACCTCACCCACGCCGACTTGATCGGTCGAGGCGTATCGGTGTCGCGGATCTTGTCCCAGGACCTGCCGTTGGTGTCAGGCGATCGGGTGCAACTCCAGCAGGTGCTCCTGAATCTGGTCCTCAATGCCGCCGACGCGATGGCGGCCAGTCCTGCGGGCTCGCGTCAGCTTCACGTGGCAACCTCGGTGGACGATGTCGTGGCGCGATTGTCCGTCAGGGACGAGGGCTGCGGCCTGCCGGGCGACGTGGAGAAGCTCTTCGAGCCCTTCTACACCACCAAGCCGCAAGGTCTGGGGATGGGACTGGCGATTTGCCGGTCAATCGTCGCAGCCCATGGCGGGCGGCTGAGAGCGGAACCGCATCCGGAGGGGGGTGCCATTTTCTACATGGAGATCCCGACCTGCCCGCCGGCGGCTTCGTCGTGA